From the Peromyscus leucopus breed LL Stock chromosome 8b, UCI_PerLeu_2.1, whole genome shotgun sequence genome, one window contains:
- the LOC114681259 gene encoding serine protease 29-like isoform X2: MMLGLLCLTLFFVGCTTAGTPAPLSEDVPVGIVGGHSAPQGKWPWQVSLRIYSYYWTSWVHVCGGSLIHPQWVLTAAHCIHQRDADPASFRIHAGDVYLYGGKELLRVSQVIVHQDYVHASLGSDVALLRLAEPVRSSANIKPVKLSSGSLEVTQKDVCWVTGWGAVSMYRSLPPPYRLQQVQVKIVDNGLCEELYQNASRHHNRGQRLILQDMLCAGSEGRDSCYGDSGGPLVCRVAGSWNLVGVVSWGYGCALRDIPGVYARVQSFLPWITRQLKRFS; this comes from the exons ATG ATGCTGGGCCTGCTGTGTCTGACCCTCTTCTTTGTTGGGTGCACCACTGCTGGAACCCCAG CACCCCTGTCTGAGGATGTGCCCGTGGGCATCGTGGGGGGCCACAGCGCTCCCCAGGGGAAGTGGCCGTGGCAGGTCAGCCTGAGGATCTACAGCTACTACTGGACCTcctgggtgcatgtgtgtgggggctcCCTcatccacccacagtgggtgctgactgctgcccactgcatcCACCA GAGAGATGCTGATCCTGCATCCTTTCGGATCCACGCTGGAGATGTATATCTCTATGGGGGCAAGGAGCTGCTGAGAGTGAGCCAGGTCATCGTCCACCAGGACTATGTCCACGCTAGCCTGGGGTCAGACGTGGCTCTGCTCCGGTTGGCAGAACCTGTGAGGTCCTCTGCTAATATCAAGCCTGTCAAGCTGTCCTCTGGGTCTCTTGAGGTCACCCAGAAGGATGTGTGCTGGGTGACCGGCTGGGGCGCAGTGAGCATGTACA GATCACTGCCCCCTCCCTACCGCCTGCAGCAGGTACAGGTGAAGATCGTGGACAACGGCCTTTGTGAGGAGCTGTACCAAAACGCCTCCAGGCATCACAATCGTGGTCAGAGACTGATCCTACAAGACATGTTATGCGCAGGCAGTGAAGGCCGAGACTCCTGCTAT GGTGACTCAGGCGGTCCCCTGGTCTGCAGGGTGGCAGGCTCCTGGAACTTGGTGGGCGTGGTGAGCTGGGGCTATGGCTGTGCCCTGAGGGACATCCCTGGGGTCTATGCACGTGTGCAGTCCTTCCTGCCCTGGATCACCCGGCAGTTGAAGAGGTTCTCCTGA
- the LOC114681259 gene encoding serine protease 29-like isoform X1 codes for MGGPGVSGTKMLGLLCLTLFFVGCTTAGTPAPLSEDVPVGIVGGHSAPQGKWPWQVSLRIYSYYWTSWVHVCGGSLIHPQWVLTAAHCIHQRDADPASFRIHAGDVYLYGGKELLRVSQVIVHQDYVHASLGSDVALLRLAEPVRSSANIKPVKLSSGSLEVTQKDVCWVTGWGAVSMYRSLPPPYRLQQVQVKIVDNGLCEELYQNASRHHNRGQRLILQDMLCAGSEGRDSCYGDSGGPLVCRVAGSWNLVGVVSWGYGCALRDIPGVYARVQSFLPWITRQLKRFS; via the exons ATGGGGGGACCAGGTGTTTCTGGAACCAAG ATGCTGGGCCTGCTGTGTCTGACCCTCTTCTTTGTTGGGTGCACCACTGCTGGAACCCCAG CACCCCTGTCTGAGGATGTGCCCGTGGGCATCGTGGGGGGCCACAGCGCTCCCCAGGGGAAGTGGCCGTGGCAGGTCAGCCTGAGGATCTACAGCTACTACTGGACCTcctgggtgcatgtgtgtgggggctcCCTcatccacccacagtgggtgctgactgctgcccactgcatcCACCA GAGAGATGCTGATCCTGCATCCTTTCGGATCCACGCTGGAGATGTATATCTCTATGGGGGCAAGGAGCTGCTGAGAGTGAGCCAGGTCATCGTCCACCAGGACTATGTCCACGCTAGCCTGGGGTCAGACGTGGCTCTGCTCCGGTTGGCAGAACCTGTGAGGTCCTCTGCTAATATCAAGCCTGTCAAGCTGTCCTCTGGGTCTCTTGAGGTCACCCAGAAGGATGTGTGCTGGGTGACCGGCTGGGGCGCAGTGAGCATGTACA GATCACTGCCCCCTCCCTACCGCCTGCAGCAGGTACAGGTGAAGATCGTGGACAACGGCCTTTGTGAGGAGCTGTACCAAAACGCCTCCAGGCATCACAATCGTGGTCAGAGACTGATCCTACAAGACATGTTATGCGCAGGCAGTGAAGGCCGAGACTCCTGCTAT GGTGACTCAGGCGGTCCCCTGGTCTGCAGGGTGGCAGGCTCCTGGAACTTGGTGGGCGTGGTGAGCTGGGGCTATGGCTGTGCCCTGAGGGACATCCCTGGGGTCTATGCACGTGTGCAGTCCTTCCTGCCCTGGATCACCCGGCAGTTGAAGAGGTTCTCCTGA